The Mercenaria mercenaria strain notata chromosome 6, MADL_Memer_1, whole genome shotgun sequence genome contains the following window.
GCTCGACTAATTAAAGTCGACCGATTTAACGATAGTTAATTATGACCGATGTACCAGTCAAAATCTCTAAATTCAATTGGATTCTCTCGTACATTACCGACGACTGATTATGATAGGTACCACGCTTTAACTGTTTAGACAGTTCAAAGGCTGGGAACCAGCGTAAAATGAGTCATTTTAGTAACATGTCTGTCAGCATGTGCGAAAAACGTAAAACATAAACACTGTCAATTTACTACACGAGTCTTTTGTATAATGCCGATTTCTTTGGTCAATACCACTTCATGATTATGTGAATATTTAACTAGAGATTATAGAATGTTTATAGAATGTACAAGTACTCAAGTTGATCTCAATATtgacacaggtggcagtatcattgattggtcaccccttccccaccctaagacccctgatacaaccctgaaaaaaattctgacattctcaggtgttccttaatattcccaccctacaagacccctgatacaatcctgaaaaaaaaattcaactatcaaaacagtagtttgatagttgaaaaaaaaattgcagggttgtatcaggggtcttgtagggtggggatattaaggaacacctgagaatgtcagaatttttttccgggttgtatcaggggtcttagggtggggaaggggtgaccaatcaatgatactgccacctgtaAATATTGACAGTGacttgcaatttaaatacattttgtgaacaTCTAATTATTTGTGATTACCGGTATAGAAAGTATAAATACTCAAGTTGACCTCAATACTgacagaaatttacaattttaatattttaagacttttaagttgtaaactAAGAGATActtgtgtgaaaatgtttctttaataagatGTTGTATTAACTTCAACTTGTACTTCTATATTATGATTAAAgagaatgaaatgtttatctttgtgtttttagatttctgttattaacaaaatattgttaaagactAATCTTATTCTCACATCTCAGTAAATCGGGTATGGATAGAGCAAGTTAGTACTTTCATGGTTAATTTTCTGGGAAACTACAAGAAAATGCTGGGctaccagaaaaaaattctggtaGCCCAGTGGGCTACCAGTAAAATCataaatttgtcggacactgttttctatttatagacctactgacctagtttttgactgcatgtgacccagtttcgaacttgacctagatatcatcaaggtgaacattctgaccaactttcataaagatcccatgaaaaatgtaacctctagagtggtcacaagcaaaagtttacgcacgcatgaacgcacggacggacgaaggacgacggacgctgcgcgatcataaaagctcaccttgtcactatgtgacaggtgagctaaaaataatgccAGGAAACACCCTATTCTACTTGTCACCATGATCTATTTTCAATATGATAGGCAACAAAAacgatctaacatgtctgcctgtatAAGACGCTCAGGTTTTCCTTCCACAATGTCCCTCGAGTAGGGATaaacctgtcttacacaggcaggcatgtaagatccttataattcAGCACATCATTCAAGGTATTCAGCAATGTAAAGCATTTGTTTACAACATGCAACATTTGTTTGGCAATGTCTAGCATGTGTTCCACAGTCTGTAGCATGTCTCAAGCAATGTTCATTAGGTGGACTTGATTGTGTATCCCGGTACATCGATTTCGCCCGATGAGTGCAAGTTTCAGTCGGGCTAGTTGCGCAGACTAACTCGTGCACTGCAAGACATGACAAATAGCCCGATCGAAACATCACTGAGAACTTCAGTGCACCGATCATGTAATCTGGATAGCCCATATTTGTATCATGTTtctgtttgtaataatttctaAGCTGGTAATCAAACTTTTATAAACATTATACATACCATCTTCATACGGACTGTCATTTATTGCTTTAGGGTTATCAGCTACTGCTTGGTTAACATCTGTGACTTCCCCAGTGACAGGACTGTATATGTCACTTGCTGCTTTCACACTTTCCAACACTCCTGCCTCACCTTATCATACAAACATTGGAGTTATTAACATTATGCAAGTAAAAGACACAAGTTTTTGCAGAGGGAAGAAatatttgttaagaaataaaTTGGCACAATTTCCAGAACcaaactgaaaaaactttgatctgcttgagtgaataaaaaagcATATAGCTCCAGTGATTAAATGAAGTCCAAGTCCTGTTTAAAACTTCAACAAAAGTGTATCTGTGATCAATAATTATTAATATGCTAACTGTCCTCGTGCTTCAAatcttgtattatttttatgataaatcaTGAAAATAGCTAACACGGAAAACTCCAAAAATGGAATAACTCAAACACTGTACAGTACTGTataggttagagttatggttcttgtacactgcactaCTTCTCAGCACCACATACctttatttcaagttaaaatacAATCACTTGTTTTAGTTATGCTTGAGACAGCTCATGAGCATTCAAATCAGCACAATTTTATTCTCTTTATTCATTTTAAGTAGGATCCAAAGATCATGAGGCAGTTAAACTATAACTAAAATAAGAATACCAAAACTGCAAAATAGAGATATGTAATGGAAAGTAGGTCATCACACAGGATTACCAACCATCATTTTATCACACAGAAATTGTCACAAACTGTCTCTActggtccattaccttaaatgtCTTAATATAGTACAGTGTCCGACAAGTGATTTTGTTAGGTGTCATGCTTACCATCTGCTTCCAGACTGTCTCCTTTTTCTGGCAGCTGAACATATACCACTTCTCCTAATTTATCCTGTAAGTATAAAATCAGTTTTCCTAAAGTCAAAGGCATATAATAGCATACGCATAATTAGATGTACCTGTAAAATAAGCTGTTCAAAGAATCCTGCTCTATTATTCAAGAACTCCCCCCAAAATTAGGCAGTAATAATTCCCCCTTTTTAGCTAAGTACTGAGTACTTGTCAGatcatttattacaaataaacaagcatatttttttaacaagagggccttcattgccctgtatcgctcacctgacctattgacctaaagattatcaagattaacattctgaccaagtttcattaagatatggtcataaatgtggcctctaaagtgttaactagctattcctttgatttgaccagtgacctagtttttgacccgacatgaccaagattcgaacttgacctaaagatcatcaagtttaacattctgactaagtttcatgaagatacagtcataaatgtggtctctagagtgttaacacgcttttcctttgatttgacctagtgacctagtttttgaccccacctgacccagatttaaacttgacctaaagatcatcaagattaacattctgaccaggtttcattaagatatggtcataaatgtggcctctaaagtgttaactagattttcctttgatttgacccggtgacctagtttttgacccgacatgacccagatttgaacttgacctaaagatcatcaagtttaagttactttaacattctgaccaagtttcatgaagatacagtcataaatatggcctctagtgttaacaagcttttcctttgacctggtgacctagtttttgaccccacctaactcAGAtctgaacttgagctatagatcatcaagattaacattttgaccaagtttcattaagatatggtcataaatgtggcctctacagtgtaaactagctttttactttgatttgactgggtgacctagtttttgaccctacaagACCCAGATTAAACAGGACATttagatcatcaatattaatattctgaccaagtttcatgaagataagtcataaatgcggcctctacagtgttaacaagcttttcctttgatttgacctggtgacctagtttttgaccccagatgaccaaatatcgaacagTCCAACATTTTactaagggtaacattctgaccaagtttcattaagatagagccaaaaatgtaacctctagagtgttaacaagcttttcctttgatgtgacctggtgacctagtttgtgatcccagatgacccaatatcaaactcgtccaagattttattgagggtaacattctgaccaagtttcattaagattgggccaaaaatgtgacctctagagtgttaacagtcaaactgttgacgacggacggacgacggaagacgacggacaaagggcgatcacaaaagctcacctctgagcactttgtgctcaggtgagctaaaaagaagaccCAATTGCATTACTATTCAAACACCCCTCCTACCAGATATGACATGTATGATTGCAACTTTGCATCCACAGTCTGAATTTGATGAGTattttctagatttaaatcattatctgacaaaatatttctgtgaaaGACGAGCATAATGTATCTTCATTGAAAGAAACTCAAAGttaatgaaatgtacagttttgtcAGGAGGCACcatataaaaaagaataatgtttaacatcagtaaatataaattatgcCATCTTGCTATCCGCAATGCCTCTCTAGTAAGTTATGTCATGTTTAATAGAactgaataattaaataattttctattgtAATTTTCAACAGACTGTTACCTATGAAATATACAGACATGACTGATTTTGTTTACAAACCTGTGCATAGTCTGTAATGCCCACTGTACCCTGTGTGCTCCCTTCAGGCACATCTACCCATTCATGTTTCTCTGTGAAGTATTTCTCTGTAAACAATAAATGAggttttaaatttaacaaaagcAAGTAAAACTAGAgatgcatgtctcccacaactgcccctatgaaaaatgtctagtttctttagatctatggtttagacgagtggatccaattatatggtctggatgagtggatccaatcagtaattcaagggccataaatcaaaagtgcttgggtggatttggctagttatcaaacttggctaaggtcttatgaccaaacgcattttgttcaagtttggtgaagatcagatgagaaatgttggatttagagagcggacaagagtaaaaaaggcagatttttcggtaattcaagtgctgtaactccaaaatgcctagaccaatttggctagttatcaaacctggctgaggtctcatggtcaaacacattttgttcaagtttggtgaagattggatgagaaatgttcgacttagagtgcggacaagagtaaaactgccaatctttcgataattcaagggccgtaactccaaaatgcctagaccgatttggctagttatctaacttggccaaggcctcatggtcaaacacattttgttcaagtttggtgaagatcggatgagaaatgttcagctagtgcggacaagagtaaaatgtcaatttttcgataattcaagggccgtaactccaaaatgcccaaacagatttggctagttatcgaacttggccgagatctcatggtcaaacacattttgttcaagttcggtgaagattggatgagaaatgtttgaattagagtgcggacaagagtaaaaaggccgatttttggtaattcaagggccataactccaagacgcctgaaccgatttggctagttatcgaacttagccgagctcttatggtcaaacacattttgtttaagtttggtgaaaattggatgagaaatgttcgactctaagagtgtggacaagctttgtgacagacagacagacagatacacacacagactggagtaaatcaatatgtctcccacaccactgtgtggtgggagacataatcagATTTGGCAGATGCTAAATCATGTTTAGAAATTACAAAGGCTGTCTAATGACTGTGCGCTCAACTATTTGAAACCCTTTCAAATAATACTAACTTAAGTACAAAATTCTAAGTTGAACAAGAAGCTATGTTTTCAAAACTGGCatatgaccaaagatgttgtttttgatgcattaagtttaaaggtgaagatcataataaggtctaactagagctatcactaaaggtgatgaatgtaccccccgcatgcactgacacagtacattgcaatttgacgcacacaagattgcataattatgtggactgtatgtatatagactgtatgtatacagtatagcaacaaaaaacaaagtcccataactatgcagaatatttatcaaaaagaatgtaacatgcaccatgcacaactagggttggtacagatcacttgtgtgaagtttcattaaattgtgtgtaagggtttggtagattaggcacgcacaagattgcatatgcagactgtatgtacatagtatgttaacaagaaacaaagtcccataactctgcaatttttgtcgctgaacgaacctaacatgccccttgcacaactactgttgttactgatcacttgtttgaagtttcattaaactgtgtcaaggggatgaggagagatggtgcgcacaagattgtgtctatgtatatagtatagtgacaaaaaaacaaagtcccataactctgcaaattttttttctgaacgaacctaacatgccccatgtacaactactgttgttactgatcacttgtgtgaagtttcattaaattgtgtcgaggggatgaggagagatggtgcgtacaagattgtgtctatgtatagagtatagtaacaaaaaaaacaaagtcccataactctgcaaattttctttctaaaagaacctaacatgccccatgcacaactactgttggtactgatcacttgtgtgaagtttcattaaattgtgtcaaggggatgaggagagatggtgcgcacaagattgtgtctatgtatagagtatagtaacaaaaaaacaaagtcccataactctgcaaattttttttctaaaagaacctaacatgccccatgcacaactactgttggtactgatcacttgtgtgaagtttcattaaattgtgtcaaggggatgaggagagatggtgcgcacaagattgtgtctatgtatatagtatagtaacaaaaaaacaaagtcccataactctgcaaattttttttctaaaagaacctaacatgccccatgcacaactactgttggtactgaacacttgtgtgaagtttcattaaattctgtcaaggggataaggagagatggtgcgcacaagattgcgtctacggacagacggacagacagacaacctgaaaccagtatacccccccttacaactttgttgtcggggggtacaaaaattgGGTCATTAATGTGGACTGTAAGAATAAcaaaagctgtcggaggacagcaatgcttgactattcaacagccttgtcaaatgaatgaatacaagtcgaaaaaggggcataactttgtacaAATGCGAAActgggttatggaacctgcacagtgcttatcagctcatgacagtggacaagtgtgtgaagtttcaatccattcccattagtgggtactgagataccagcttacatacaaaaccttaacaaaaactactaagtcaaaaaaggggcaaaattttgtaaaaatgcaaagtagagttatggaacgtgacactgcatgtcagatcatgacagtgaacaagtgtgtgaagtttcaatccatttccatgaatgggtactgagataccagcatacatataaaaatttaaccaaaaacagctaagttgaaaaaaggggcataattttgtaaatatgcaaagtaaagttattgaACCTATTCACTGCACGtaatatcatgacagtgaacaaatgtgtgaagtttcaatccattcccattagtggatactgagctaccagcttacatacaaaaaccttagttcaaccaaaaactgctaagtagAACAAGAGcagtctgatgacagcgcgctcgactattcgaagaattgattgaagaatggggtcaaaatatttccacggatatacaaaagaaataaatagattagacaaacaatgttcctgtattactttgatttcgataagtcttacactaaatggcaatatatgagccaatttcaaagtccaaaaagggccataattcagtcaaaatagttatgtactcttgcctacagatggaaatcataatgataagcaagtgttcaaagtttaaaagccatatgtcaaatagttttgacaaaacatggacttgtatgaaaacagaaccaatttcaaagtcaaaaaagggccataattcagccaaaatagatgacagagttaatatgttctctttcctacagatagagactattatactaaacaagtgataaaagtttcaaagccatatgtcaaacactttacaaaaaatacgaactggtacgaaaaacttaaccaagatttctaagtcaaaaggggccataattcagccaaaatccttgatggtgttatgtactcttgcctataactggacatggtgatggtaaacaggtgctgaaagtttcaaagctttatctcaaaagactttgtcaaaatatgaactggtacgaaatattaacccagatttctaagtcaaaaagggccataattcagccaaaatccttgatggagttatgtgctcttgcctataactggacatggtgatggtaaacaagtattgaaagtttcaaagctttatctcaaaagactttgtgtaaatatgaactggtacgaaaaacttaaccaagatttctaattcgaaaggggccataattcagccaaaatccttgatgaagttatgtactcttgcctataactggccatggtgatggtaaacaagtgttgaaagtttcaaagctttatcttaaaagactttgtcaaaatatgaactggtacgaaaaacttaaccaagatttctaagtcaaaaggggccataattcagccaaaatccttgatggagttatgtgctcttgcctataactgaccatgatgatgataaacaagtgttgaaagtttcaaagctttatctcaaaagactttgtcaaaatgtggactggtacaaaaaacttaaccaaggtgggacgccgactccgacgctgtggtgagtaggatagctctacttattgttcgaatagtcgagctaaaaaggggcataattttgaaacaagagggccaagatggccctatatcgctcacctgttatcattgcacttgaggacaagaaggtcctcagaaaaaaatatctaaatccaaaggacaggaacaacaaagggaagaaatttaaccaaagagaacaaaaaatcttacaaggtatagatatgacaaaatacacctaaaaattggaggtaccatcacatgttgtaccacagaaaagttgtctcggtttttccctacggccaataataaacaagagctgtcactaatggtgacaaatgctccggcagcgccttgacctttgacctggtgaccccaaagtcagtaggggtcatgtactcaatagtttgaaggtcctgggtgcagtggtttgcaagtaaagtgccttcatgcaaaaagtcaacGTTTCACAaggagaccttgacctttgacctggtgaccccaaagtcagtaggggacatgtactcaataagtactatcagtatgtgaagtttgaaggtcctgggtgcagtgattcgcaagtaaagtgccttcatgcaaaaagttaacgtttgacctggtgaccttgacctttgacctggtgaccccagtcagtaggagttgtgtactcaataagtactatcagcatgtgaagttatctaccctgattgtctcagtcaaactaataataattatgaaatttcaaataagtcctataaggacttactgatataaatccattttgattacaatcaggggaggtaatcagatataaaataactctggaacctacgattgaaTCTGatagattcgtcatggaatccaagatttattgttgttgaagatattttggaagtttgtatcaaataaaaccataaatgaagtctctatatggctgcaaaagccaaaataacaaatttctgacttttaaggggccataactctggagcccatgatggaatctggccagttcaagaaaggaaccgagaccttatagtgacacaagttttgtgcaagtctgattaaattcaaatcataaatgaagctgctattgtgcagacaaggtcaaaatagcttattttggcgtatcaagggccataactctggaacccatgatggaatctggccagttcaagacaggaaccaagaccttatggtgacacaagttttgtgcaagtttgattaaattcatatcataaatgaagctactattgtgcagacaaggtcaaaatagcttattttggccctattaggggccataactctggaacccataatggaatctggccgaaCTAAGATCTTACcatgatacaaattgtgtgcaagtttggtaaaaatcaaatcataaatgaagctgctattgtgcagacaaggtcaaaatagctaattttggccctatcaggggccataactctggaaccaatgatggaatctggccagttcaagacaagaaccaagaccttatggtgacacaagttttgtgcaagtttgattaaattcatatcataaatgaagctactattgtgcagacaaggtcaaaatagcttattttggccctatcaggggccataactctggaacccataatggaatctggccgaaccaagatcttatcatgatacaagttgtgtgcaagtttggtaaaaatcaaatcataaatgaagctgctatagtgcagacaaggtcaaaatagctaattttggccctttcaggggcgataactctggaacccataaagggatctggccagttcaagaaaggaaccaagatcttatggtgatacaagttgtgtgctagtttggttaaaataaaatcataaatgaaaccactatcgtgcagacaagaaattgttgatggactgacggacgcacagacgacggatgaagggtgattacaaaagctcaccttgtcactatgtgacaggtgagctaaaaatgcaaagtagatttATGGGACCTGCAcggtgcatgtcagatcatgacagtgaacaagtgtgtggagtttcaacCCATTCCCAAGTAGTTTGAATAGTTGACCTAacgagctgttggaggacagcaacgctcgactattcaaccgccttgttgattgaatgaatacaaaagtcgaaaaaggggcataatttagtaaaaaagcaaaatagggttatggaacctgcatagtgcttatcagctcatgacagtggacaagtgtgtgaagtttcaatccattcccattagtggatactgagataccagcttacatataagaatttaacccaaaactcctaagttggaaaaggggcatgattttgtaaaatgcgaagttgagttattgaccctttgcactgcatgtcatatcatgacagtgaacaagtgtgtgaagtttcaatcctttcccatttgtagatactgagataccagcttacatacaaaaacttaaccaaaaatttctgttgaaaaaggggcataattttgtaaaaaagcaaaataaagttatgggacctgctttgtgcatgtcagatcatgacagtgaacaagtgtgtgaagtttcaattcattccaataagtgactactgagataccagct
Protein-coding sequences here:
- the LOC123549326 gene encoding glycine cleavage system H protein, mitochondrial-like gives rise to the protein MASCVLRKVANPQIFRYLSKNAASINVVKRQTRKIHSTPFVLQKYFTEKHEWVDVPEGSTQGTVGITDYAQDKLGEVVYVQLPEKGDSLEADGEAGVLESVKAASDIYSPVTGEVTDVNQAVADNPKAINDSPYEDGWLFKLTLSSPSELENLMNEESYEEYLKTCD